A genomic segment from Clostridium sp. 'White wine YQ' encodes:
- a CDS encoding ROK family protein, which produces MKDYIVGVDLGGTKISCAISDLKGRIIAQSTIPTLAEEGEKAVLDRIIKSIDTVITEAKVKTNEVKAIGIGSPGPLDSKKGIIITTPNLPFKDFDLVKPIVEYFSIPVYLDNDANVAAIGEFMFGAGKGTENMVYITVSTGVGGGAILNGKIFRGSTCNALEVGHTTVFPGGPRCGCGNVGCLEAVSSGTAIGRRANEAVNSKVETSLRNYEKVTSYEVFKEAEKGDAVSQKILDEALTYLGIGVANIIASFDPEKVIIGGGVSKGGDIVFKKVQEVVNERCFKVMSDNCKIEPAGLGTEAGVIGALALAIMESE; this is translated from the coding sequence ATGAAGGATTATATTGTAGGTGTAGACCTAGGAGGAACAAAGATCAGTTGTGCTATTTCTGATTTAAAGGGTAGAATTATAGCTCAGTCTACAATTCCAACATTAGCTGAAGAAGGAGAAAAGGCAGTATTAGACAGAATAATTAAGTCTATTGATACTGTAATAACTGAAGCTAAGGTTAAAACAAATGAGGTAAAAGCTATAGGTATAGGATCTCCAGGACCATTAGATTCTAAGAAGGGAATAATAATTACAACACCAAATCTTCCTTTTAAGGATTTTGATTTAGTTAAGCCTATAGTAGAATATTTCTCTATACCAGTATATCTTGATAATGATGCAAATGTTGCAGCAATTGGAGAGTTTATGTTTGGTGCAGGAAAAGGTACAGAAAACATGGTATACATTACTGTAAGTACTGGAGTAGGTGGAGGAGCTATACTAAATGGTAAGATATTTAGAGGAAGCACTTGCAATGCTTTAGAAGTTGGACATACTACAGTTTTCCCAGGTGGCCCAAGATGTGGTTGTGGAAATGTAGGTTGTTTAGAAGCAGTATCTTCTGGAACTGCAATTGGTAGAAGAGCAAATGAAGCAGTAAACTCTAAAGTAGAAACTTCATTAAGAAATTATGAAAAAGTTACTTCGTATGAAGTATTTAAAGAAGCTGAAAAAGGGGATGCAGTGTCTCAAAAGATTTTAGATGAAGCTTTAACTTATTTAGGTATAGGTGTAGCAAATATAATAGCGAGTTTCGATCCAGAAAAAGTTATTATAGGTGGCGGAGTTTCAAAAGGTGGAGACATTGTATTTAAAAAGGTTCAAGAAGTAGTTAATGAAAGATGCTTTAAGGTTATGTCAGATAACTGTAAGATTGAACCAGCAGGTTTAGGAACAGAAGCAGGGGTAATAGGTGCTTTAGCTTTAGCAATAATGGAAAGCGAATAA
- a CDS encoding histidine phosphatase family protein, producing MKSTIYLTRHGETIWNLEKRLQGWGDSKLTENGIKNAKNLNKRIKDVNIDVIYSSSSKRAMKTSEIIRGDKNIPIIPKDGLREMGFGEWEGLIWEDIEKSDEYSEELYNLYNEPLKYKPFGGESIVEFSKRTIETIKEIISKSDGKDILILTHGMTLKLVLGFFEGISPEEAIKGPIMGQTSLTKIVMEEGKYSIELRNDTTHYEEDYERKGW from the coding sequence ATGAAAAGCACAATATATCTAACAAGGCATGGAGAGACAATTTGGAACTTAGAAAAAAGGCTACAAGGATGGGGCGATTCTAAGCTCACTGAGAATGGTATAAAAAATGCAAAAAACTTAAATAAAAGAATTAAAGATGTAAATATAGATGTTATATACTCAAGTTCATCCAAAAGAGCAATGAAGACATCAGAAATAATAAGAGGCGACAAGAATATTCCTATTATTCCTAAGGATGGATTAAGAGAAATGGGATTTGGAGAATGGGAAGGATTAATATGGGAAGATATAGAGAAGTCAGATGAATATTCTGAGGAATTATATAATCTTTATAATGAGCCACTTAAATATAAGCCTTTTGGTGGCGAATCAATTGTTGAATTCAGTAAAAGAACGATTGAAACAATAAAAGAAATAATTAGTAAGAGTGATGGCAAGGATATATTAATTTTAACTCATGGAATGACATTAAAATTGGTTTTGGGATTTTTTGAAGGAATATCACCAGAAGAGGCAATTAAGGGGCCAATAATGGGACAAACATCCTTAACTAAAATAGTCATGGAAGAGGGAAAATATTCAATAGAATTAAGAAATGATACGACACATTATGAAGAGGATTATGAAAGAAAAGGATGGTAA